The following coding sequences lie in one Capsicum annuum cultivar UCD-10X-F1 chromosome 5, UCD10Xv1.1, whole genome shotgun sequence genomic window:
- the LOC107871453 gene encoding uncharacterized protein LOC107871453 isoform X3, producing MPHTSGRKSHAQIIDEMTKKNSGVKSTHIQVFRKTHTRENTQPVNEIAGEVMVKLEVQKATSAMKIEMAEKLVEAQKEMEAMDKKLSKAKEDKEAVERKLSEAKMDMEVIIVGF from the exons ATGCCACACACATCAGGAAGAAAAAGTCATGCTCAAATTATAGATGAG atgacaAAGAAGAATAGTGGTGTAAAGTCAACCCATATTCAGGTATTCAGAAAAACTCACACGAGAGAGAATACACAACCAGTGAATGAGATTGCCGGTGAAGTTATG GTTAAGTTGGAAGTTCAAAAAGCTACCTCAGCTATGAAAATTGAGATGGCGGAAAAGTTGGTTGAAGCACAAAAAGAAATGGAAGCTATGGATAAAAAGTTGTCTAAAGCAAAAGAGGATAAGGAAGCAGTGGAGAGAAAATTATCGGAAGCAAAAATGGACATGGAAGTAATTATAGTAG GTTTCTGA
- the LOC107871452 gene encoding protein ACCELERATED CELL DEATH 6 isoform X2, whose product MAEIAMAINVANKLASILLPMMSVTRRMMVPLPEAESDGNDQEEKAKRDERMVENIMKAAEIHLVVAALLMTVTFTAGFTLPGGFESDTNSPNKGMPILLRRAAFRAFVILDVIAFTCSTAAVFAYFLMATKSISSARTELKAIIRLYNMAILLQLLAMTAVVIAFSTETTCYRARTSKSAGGDPIV is encoded by the exons ATGGCGGAGATAGCGATGGCCATAAATGTTGCAAATAAACTTGCAAGTATACTCCTGCCCATGATGTCTGTGACAAGAAGGATGATGGTGCCGTTACCAGAGGCGGAGTCAGACGGTAATGATCAAGAAGAAAAAGCTAAGAGAGATGAAAGAatggttgaaaatattatgaagGCAGCTGAAATACATTTAGTTGTGGCAGCTCTATTAATGACAGTGACCTTCACAGCTGGTTTTACGTTACCAGGAGGTTTTGAAAGCGATACTAATAGTCCTAATAAAGGGATGCCGATTCTATTAAGAAGAGCTGCATTCCGTGCATTTGTCATTTTGGATGTCATCGCCTTTACGTGCTCCACTGCAGCTGTATTCGCCTACTTTCTCATGGCAACAAAGTCAATATCATCTGCAAGAACAGAGCTAAAAGCTATTATCCGGCTTTACAATATGGCAATTCTGTTGCAGCTTCTTGCGATGACGGCAGTCGTAATTGCATTTTCGACTG AGACAACATGTTATCGAGCAAGAACTAGCAAAAGTGCAGGAGGAGATCCCATAGTATAA
- the LOC107871452 gene encoding protein ACCELERATED CELL DEATH 6 isoform X3 gives MAEIAMAINVANKLASILLPMMSVTRRMMVPLPEAESDGNDQEEKAKRDERMVENIMKAAEIHLVVAALLMTVTFTAGFTLPGGFESDTNSPNKGMPILLRRAAFRAFVILDVIAFTCSTAAVFAYFLMATKSISSARTELKAIIRLYNMAILLQLLAMTAVVIAFSTGLDNMLSSKN, from the exons ATGGCGGAGATAGCGATGGCCATAAATGTTGCAAATAAACTTGCAAGTATACTCCTGCCCATGATGTCTGTGACAAGAAGGATGATGGTGCCGTTACCAGAGGCGGAGTCAGACGGTAATGATCAAGAAGAAAAAGCTAAGAGAGATGAAAGAatggttgaaaatattatgaagGCAGCTGAAATACATTTAGTTGTGGCAGCTCTATTAATGACAGTGACCTTCACAGCTGGTTTTACGTTACCAGGAGGTTTTGAAAGCGATACTAATAGTCCTAATAAAGGGATGCCGATTCTATTAAGAAGAGCTGCATTCCGTGCATTTGTCATTTTGGATGTCATCGCCTTTACGTGCTCCACTGCAGCTGTATTCGCCTACTTTCTCATGGCAACAAAGTCAATATCATCTGCAAGAACAGAGCTAAAAGCTATTATCCGGCTTTACAATATGGCAATTCTGTTGCAGCTTCTTGCGATGACGGCAGTCGTAATTGCATTTTCGACTGGTTT AGACAACATGTTATCGAGCAAGAACTAG
- the LOC124898812 gene encoding uncharacterized protein LOC124898812 translates to MAEAVSNRWVVKIADTLLPMKSVIRKMMMSIPETELDGNDQEDIVRRDERMVENIMKAAQIHLVVAALLMTVTFTAGFTLPGGFESNTNSPNKGMAILLRRTAFRAFVISDVIAFARSTAAVFAYFVMATKNLQQQS, encoded by the coding sequence ATGGCGGAGGCCGTGTCGAATCGCTGGGTCGTGAAGATTGCAGATACACTCCTGCCCATGAAGTCTGTGATAAGAAAGATGATGATGTCGATTCCAGAGACGGAGTTAGACGGTAATGATCAAGAAGATATAGTTAGGAGAGATGAAAGAatggttgaaaatattatgaagGCAGCTCAAATACATTTAGTTGTGGCAGCTCTATTAATGACAGTGACCTTCACAGCTGGTTTTACGTTACCAGGAGGTTTTGAAAGCAATACTAATAGTCCAAATAAAGGGATGGCGATTCTATTAAGAAGAACAGCATTCCGTGCATTTGTCATTTCGGATGTCATCGCCTTTGCGCGCTCCACTGCGGCTGTATTCGCTTACTTTGTTATGGCAACAAAAAATCTGCAACAACAGAGCTAA
- the LOC107872221 gene encoding protein ACCELERATED CELL DEATH 6-like, which yields MTSDESETKVKEIMNAAQIHLVVATLLVTVTFAAGFTLPGGFENDRDSPNKGMAILTKKSAFRAFVVTDAIAFVCSAGAVFSYFVMAANHRPKTAKELRVLMNIYRVATILQFLSMSAVVIAFITGLYATLSHSVGLADTVCAIGCLSFFIYVLVFYLIKRGMDEET from the coding sequence ATGACTTCTGATGAGTCTGAaacaaaagtaaaagaaattatGAATGCAGCTCAAATACATCTAGTTGTGGCCACACTGCTAGTGACGGTCACATTCGCGGCCGGTTTCACATTACCGGGAGGTTTTGAGAACGACCGTGATAGTCCTAACAAAGGAATGGCGATTCTGACGAAGAAATCAGCATTCCGTGCATTCGTTGTCACGGATGCCATTGCCTTTGTATGCTCTGCTGGTGCTGTGTTTAGCTACTTCGTCATGGCTGCGAATCACCGGCCGAAGACCGCAAAAGAGCTGAGAGTTCTGATGAACATTTATAGAGTTGCAACAATTTTGCAGTTCCTTTCAATGTCAGCGGTTGTAATTGCATTTATAACTGGTTTGTATGCTACTTTGTCACATTCAGTTGGTCTAGCTGATACTGTTTGTGCCATTGGTTGcctctctttttttatttatgtgttgGTTTTTTATCTTATTAAAAGAGGAATGGATGAAGAGACATGA
- the LOC107871451 gene encoding protein PHOSPHATE STARVATION RESPONSE 1, whose protein sequence is MKMRRALCIQRSSEAQHSNMGVSGATSTSSNLIPSQAIPSASKSRTVGHLLSLTSGPHKDFNFCSTSSQESRQHNYPFISSEASAATCRSSLSSIHSTSFDNCPIGNDSNSTGKDAYHDLINFPTNDPVQNGQVESLAVVMPSDDQAKRFDWQEWADQLINGDDDGLGSSWSDILVDINPPEIRFLETSEVLACESHILPPPPSPAAAAAASSGQICPVGSPSSTTALAKPRMRWTPELHEVFVEAISKLGGSEKATPKGVLKIMNVEGLTIYHVKSHLQKYRTARYKPEPSEGTPEKKPTSVIEMPSLDLKMTMGITEALRLQMEVQKQLHEQLEIQRKLQLRIEEQGKYLEMMFERTKDIGKDFKVSSSITDEHPSPSTETKHSPPNDKSEALEKDPVSLNDRSSSGGKSPDKKAREDHDTDGTDSCCSPPSKRARTEERSAVHES, encoded by the exons ATGAAGATGCGCCGTGCATTATGTATTCAACGATCTAGTGAAGCTCAACACAGTAACATGGGTGTTTCTGGAGCTACGTCGACATCTTCAAACCTCATTCCCTCACAGGCAATCCCGTCAGCATCTAAGAGTCGAACAGTAGGGCATCTATTATCTTTGACTTCTGGACCCcataaagattttaacttttgtTCTACCTCCTCTCAAGAAAGTAGGCAACATAACTATCCATTTATTTCAAGTGAAGCTTCTGCAGCAACCTGCCGATCTTCACTCTCAAGTATACATTCGACATCATTTGATAATTGCCCCATAGGGAACGACAGTAATTCCACGGGCAAAGATGCATATCATGACTTAATCAATTTTCCTACGAACGATCCTGTTCAGAATGGCCAAGTCGAAAGCCTTGCAGTTGTCATGCCATCTGACGACCAGGCTAAGAGATTTGATTGGCAAGAGTGGGCTGATCAGCTAATTAATGGCGATGATGATGGTTTGGGTTCGAGTTGGAGCGATATTCTTGTTGATATCAATCCTCCAGAAATTAGG TTTCTGGAAACGTCTGAAGTCCTGGCTTGCGAATCCCATATTCTTCCACCTCCTCCTTCTCCTGCTGCTGCCGCTGCTGCATCGTCTGGGCAAATTTGCCCAGTTGGTAGCCCATCGTCTACCACAGCGCTGGCAAAGCCTCGCATGCGTTGGACACCTGAACTTCACGAAGTCTTTGTAGAAGCCATCAGTAAGCTTGGCGGTAGCGAAA AAGCTACACCAAAGGGAGTCTTGAAGATCATGAATGTTGAAGGCCTAACCATCTATCATGTCAAAAGCCACTTGCAG aaATATAGAACTGCCAGATATAAACCAGAACCCTCGGAAG GAACACCGGAAAAGAAGCCCACCAGTGTCATAGAGATGCCATCGTTGGACCTGAAAAT GACTATGGGAATAACAGAAGCGCTGAGACTGCAGATGGAAGTACAAAAGCAGCTTCATGAACAACTTGAG ATCCAAAGAAAGTTGCAGTTGCGGATTGAAGAACAAGGTAAATACCTCGAAATGATGTTTGAGAGGACGAAGGACATTGGGAAAGATTTCAAggtatcatcatcaataacagATGAACATCCTTCACCATCAACCGAGACAAAGCATTCGCCTCCCAACGACAAATCAGAAGCACTCGAGAAAGATCCTGTTAGTTTGAATGATCGTTCAAGTTCTGGAGGGAAATCACCGGACAAGAAAGCTCGTGAAGATCACGACACAGATGGTACAGACTCGTGTTGTTCACCTCCGTCAAAACGAGCAAGAACTGAGGAAAGGTCAGCTGTTCATGAATCTTGA
- the LOC107871452 gene encoding uncharacterized protein LOC107871452 isoform X1 produces MAEIAMAINVANKLASILLPMMSVTRRMMVPLPEAESDGNDQEEKAKRDERMVENIMKAAEIHLVVAALLMTVTFTAGFTLPGGFESDTNSPNKGMPILLRRAAFRAFVILDVIAFTCSTAAVFAYFLMATKSISSARTELKAIIRLYNMAILLQLLAMTAVVIAFSTVHTNINNKMQGKAAYNTSFWWDPSPDTTHSGCFVRQHVIEQELAKVQEEIP; encoded by the exons ATGGCGGAGATAGCGATGGCCATAAATGTTGCAAATAAACTTGCAAGTATACTCCTGCCCATGATGTCTGTGACAAGAAGGATGATGGTGCCGTTACCAGAGGCGGAGTCAGACGGTAATGATCAAGAAGAAAAAGCTAAGAGAGATGAAAGAatggttgaaaatattatgaagGCAGCTGAAATACATTTAGTTGTGGCAGCTCTATTAATGACAGTGACCTTCACAGCTGGTTTTACGTTACCAGGAGGTTTTGAAAGCGATACTAATAGTCCTAATAAAGGGATGCCGATTCTATTAAGAAGAGCTGCATTCCGTGCATTTGTCATTTTGGATGTCATCGCCTTTACGTGCTCCACTGCAGCTGTATTCGCCTACTTTCTCATGGCAACAAAGTCAATATCATCTGCAAGAACAGAGCTAAAAGCTATTATCCGGCTTTACAATATGGCAATTCTGTTGCAGCTTCTTGCGATGACGGCAGTCGTAATTGCATTTTCGACTG TCCAtacaaatatcaataataaaatgcaaggtaaggctgcgtacaatacatcTTTTTGGTGggacccttccccggacaccacACATAGCGGTTGTTTTGTG AGACAACATGTTATCGAGCAAGAACTAGCAAAAGTGCAGGAGGAGATCCCATAG
- the LOC107871453 gene encoding uncharacterized protein LOC107871453 isoform X2 — MPHTSGRKSHAQIIDEVFRKTHTRENTQPVNEIAGEVMVKLEVQKATSAMKIEMAEKLVEAQKEMEAMDKKLSKAKEDKEAVERKLSEAKMDMEVIIVGRVKAGVQAYLESLDITFDAYTKSGQINNCVVHKNYFC; from the exons ATGCCACACACATCAGGAAGAAAAAGTCATGCTCAAATTATAGATGAG GTATTCAGAAAAACTCACACGAGAGAGAATACACAACCAGTGAATGAGATTGCCGGTGAAGTTATG GTTAAGTTGGAAGTTCAAAAAGCTACCTCAGCTATGAAAATTGAGATGGCGGAAAAGTTGGTTGAAGCACAAAAAGAAATGGAAGCTATGGATAAAAAGTTGTCTAAAGCAAAAGAGGATAAGGAAGCAGTGGAGAGAAAATTATCGGAAGCAAAAATGGACATGGAAGTAATTATAGTAGGTAGGGTAAAAGCAGGTGTACAAGCATATCTAGAGTCTTTGGATATTACTTTTGATGCATATACAAAATCAGGACAGATAAATAATTGTGTTGTTCACAAAAATTACTTTTGTTAG
- the LOC107871453 gene encoding uncharacterized protein LOC107871453 isoform X1 translates to MPHTSGRKSHAQIIDEMTKKNSGVKSTHIQVFRKTHTRENTQPVNEIAGEVMVKLEVQKATSAMKIEMAEKLVEAQKEMEAMDKKLSKAKEDKEAVERKLSEAKMDMEVIIVGRVKAGVQAYLESLDITFDAYTKSGQINNCVVHKNYFC, encoded by the exons ATGCCACACACATCAGGAAGAAAAAGTCATGCTCAAATTATAGATGAG atgacaAAGAAGAATAGTGGTGTAAAGTCAACCCATATTCAGGTATTCAGAAAAACTCACACGAGAGAGAATACACAACCAGTGAATGAGATTGCCGGTGAAGTTATG GTTAAGTTGGAAGTTCAAAAAGCTACCTCAGCTATGAAAATTGAGATGGCGGAAAAGTTGGTTGAAGCACAAAAAGAAATGGAAGCTATGGATAAAAAGTTGTCTAAAGCAAAAGAGGATAAGGAAGCAGTGGAGAGAAAATTATCGGAAGCAAAAATGGACATGGAAGTAATTATAGTAGGTAGGGTAAAAGCAGGTGTACAAGCATATCTAGAGTCTTTGGATATTACTTTTGATGCATATACAAAATCAGGACAGATAAATAATTGTGTTGTTCACAAAAATTACTTTTGTTAG